GTCGCCATTGAAATCATCCACCAGGATTTTATTCCACCAGCCTTTGTAGGATTCGTCGAAATAGTCAGCCGTTTTATTTTCCAGTTTTCCGTTCACATTGATCAAAACCGTGATTGGCATCCACTCGCCTACTACGATCAGATCTGGCTTTTTGTCATTGTTCAGATCTGCCCAGGCCGCATCGGTGACCAGGCCAATCCTTTCCAGATCTGCATTCCAGTTTTTAGTTTGATCCGAAAAATTACCTTTTCCATCATTGAGCAGGATGTAGCTCCGCGGAGCCTCGGGATATCTTCCTGGAATCACGCGGCCGCCTACGAAAAGGTCGGGCTTTGCATCTCCGTTTAGATCTGTAACCCGCACGCAGCTTGTGCTGGTCAGCATTTTGGGGAGTGCAGTTGTGTTTTTGGTCAAATTCCCTTTTCCGTCATTTAAATATAACCGGCTCTGTAACAAAGGATCTTCGGGCACAAAACTGGCATAACCGCCGCTGCATACAAACAGGTCCTGAAAACCATCACCATTTGCATCAAAAAACACTGCGTCCGTATCTTCCGACTGCTTATCAATTTCAAAAGCGGGTACCGGCTTATCGACAAATGCGCCGCCCTTTTGCTGGATATATAATCTCGCCGACTCCCCAGCTCCTCCACCTGCAAAAACATCTTCTAACCCATCACCATTGATATCGCCTTTTACCAAGCATGGTCCCGAGAACGAAATCGGATTGATCAGCAGCGGCTGCCTTTTGAAATCGTTGGTCTGGCTGGCTGCGCTTTTGAATGCAATCGGAGAAGTGGCCGGAATATAAATTGGAGTAATATTGATTGGTGCCTGTTTCGCCGGTTTAGCATTGGTCTCGTGCAATACCAGCTGCTGGTTAATTTTTGGCGCCGGGAGTTTTTGCTGCTTCCCGCTTAGCCAGGTAACGGTGAGCGAATCAATGCTTGTTTCTTTCCCCAAACCAAAATGCAGGATCGGCGAAACGCTCGATTGGTAGCCCCGGGTCGGCATTTGTTCCAGGTACTGTTTCTGGCCTTTCTGGTAAATAGTAACCTTGGCACCAGCGCCGAAAGTATTCTTTCCTTCGCCTTCGAGTTTAATTTTTAAGAAATTGTTTTTCAGCAGCTTATCACCATCATTTTGATAAATAAAAGCCGGCTTGTTGATATTGTTAACGATCAGGTCCAAATCTCCGTCGTTGTCCAGGTCTGCATAAGCCGCCCCGCCGCTATTGGAAACTTCACCTAGCCCCCAGCTGTCAGCGACATTTGTAAATGTCAGATTCTTCCTGTTATTAAACAGGTAATTTTTCATATTGGAAGAAGGCATCTGGTAAACCATTTGAAGCACATCTTCCCTTTTTACCTGCCCCTCGATCCGCTTTAAATGGTCGCCCATGAATTTGACAAAATCCATATTGGTGAAGTCGCGGAGGTTGCCATTGGTGATAAAAAGGTCCTTCCACCCGTCATTATCATAGTCTGCAAAAAGCGACGCCCAGCTCCAATCGGTATTGGAAACCCCTGCCAGCTGGCCTATTTCCGAAAACACCGGAACCTTCGAACCTCTTGCTGCCCCCTCATTGAGTTGCAGCATATTGCGCATATACTGGTGGTGAAAACCAACTTTTACATTAAAATCAAACAGCTCATAATTGTCAAGACCAGCGAGGAGCTTTTGCCTTCTGTTATCCTCCGGCAGCATATCGAGCGTGAAAATATCCGGCAGCCCGTCGTTGTTAAAATCGGCAATATCGTTCCCCATTGAAGAATGTGAAGTGTGGCCGATACCTTCGCCGATCACATCCGTAAAAGTGCCGTTTCGGTTATTGATATATAGAAAATCAGGGACTGAGTAATCGTTGGAAATATACATATCCTGCCAGCCATCCTGATTTATATCTGCAATTCCAATCCCCAACCCATAAGTCAGCGGCGAACTATGAATGCCGGCTTGTTTGGTAACATCATTAAAGACAGGCTCACTCCCTTTCTGATCGTTCCGAAATAGCCTTACTCCCGTAACCGGGTCGTCCTTGCGCAAAATGTCGGCAGTACTGGCTTCGTCGAGGATTGGCAGCGACTTGGGGTTGTGGTTCAGCAGGAACATATCCAGATCACCATCTTTGTCAAAATCAAAAAAAGCGGCCTGGGTACTGTTGCTCGGATCGCCCAGACCATATTCAACCGCCTTTTCTTCAAACTGAGGTATTCCGTTGGCATTGTTTCCCTTATTGATAAAAAGCTGGTTGCGCAAACTTTCCGGGGATACATTCCCGGAGTAGCAAACATAAATATCCAGTTTCCCATCACCATTTACATCCGCCATCGTGACACCCGTTTTCCACGGTTTTTCTCTTCCTCCCACTGCCGATTGTGCCGTAACATCTTCAAAGACCATATTCCCTTTATTGATATACAGCTTATTAGAAACCATATTGCCTGTGAAATAAATATCATCAAGTCCGTCGCCATTCACATCGCCCGCTGCAACCCCGCCTCCGTTATAAAAGTACTCGTACATCAATACGTTGGTATTCAAACCCTCCGTAAGTGTATTCGCAAAGTCGATCTTGGTCTTTTCAGGGGCCAGCAGCGTGAATAGGGGTGGGCCAGCATTACCCTTCGGCTTTTCCGTCTCCGCGTCTTTGCCGCAGGAAGCAAGCGTCAATCCGAATAATAATGTCAAAATTCCCGATTTCCAGGATTTGGCGCTCTTCATAACAGCGAACGAGGATTTAAGTAGGGATAGAAAAAAGAAACTATGTCTCCTTCTCGAAGACATAGTTTCTGTAAAAATAATCATAAAACGCTAACTATTTGTCGTAGCCCGGGTTTTGTAACAGCGAGGCATTACGGTTGATCTCATCGCGGCTGAACGGACGGAA
This Dyadobacter sp. UC 10 DNA region includes the following protein-coding sequences:
- a CDS encoding VCBS repeat-containing protein; its protein translation is MKSAKSWKSGILTLLFGLTLASCGKDAETEKPKGNAGPPLFTLLAPEKTKIDFANTLTEGLNTNVLMYEYFYNGGGVAAGDVNGDGLDDIYFTGNMVSNKLYINKGNMVFEDVTAQSAVGGREKPWKTGVTMADVNGDGKLDIYVCYSGNVSPESLRNQLFINKGNNANGIPQFEEKAVEYGLGDPSNSTQAAFFDFDKDGDLDMFLLNHNPKSLPILDEASTADILRKDDPVTGVRLFRNDQKGSEPVFNDVTKQAGIHSSPLTYGLGIGIADINQDGWQDMYISNDYSVPDFLYINNRNGTFTDVIGEGIGHTSHSSMGNDIADFNNDGLPDIFTLDMLPEDNRRQKLLAGLDNYELFDFNVKVGFHHQYMRNMLQLNEGAARGSKVPVFSEIGQLAGVSNTDWSWASLFADYDNDGWKDLFITNGNLRDFTNMDFVKFMGDHLKRIEGQVKREDVLQMVYQMPSSNMKNYLFNNRKNLTFTNVADSWGLGEVSNSGGAAYADLDNDGDLDLIVNNINKPAFIYQNDGDKLLKNNFLKIKLEGEGKNTFGAGAKVTIYQKGQKQYLEQMPTRGYQSSVSPILHFGLGKETSIDSLTVTWLSGKQQKLPAPKINQQLVLHETNAKPAKQAPINITPIYIPATSPIAFKSAASQTNDFKRQPLLINPISFSGPCLVKGDINGDGLEDVFAGGGAGESARLYIQQKGGAFVDKPVPAFEIDKQSEDTDAVFFDANGDGFQDLFVCSGGYASFVPEDPLLQSRLYLNDGKGNLTKNTTALPKMLTSTSCVRVTDLNGDAKPDLFVGGRVIPGRYPEAPRSYILLNDGKGNFSDQTKNWNADLERIGLVTDAAWADLNNDKKPDLIVVGEWMPITVLINVNGKLENKTADYFDESYKGWWNKILVDDFNGDGKQDMVIGNMGLNTQCKASDQEPVQMLYKDFDDNGSVDPIMSFYIQGKSYPYVTRDEMLDQMSIMRTRFQDYKSYAEVSVKEIFTPEELEGAKELESNYLKTAYFERNAAGKFVEKSLPLEVQSSPVYTITSLDYDGDGKKDLLLCGNVSKARLRFGKYDANYGVLLKNDGNGQFRYIRQSQSGFALKGDVRSVLPLGSKLLFGINQKEIKAYQVGKAQ